The stretch of DNA CTGCCTTCTGTAGCCCCTCGACAACAGAATCATTATAGTTCTCCATACAACTCTTGAAACATGGCTTCTTCGGAGAACCGATGAGAAACTGCGTATGCTGTGCCTTCTCCATGGAAAGATAAAGGGCAGCCTTAGCCAACTCCAATGCAGTTGATGCGGAGGCTGTGCGGGGATCTAAGGTTAGAGATTCGATACATGCTTCTTCTAGGGACGAAAATGACGCGGTGCCTTTACAAGCCTTTGATATCAGCCCTGACGGAAATGGACATGTTTTTGGTTTCGTTGATAAAGGGCTAGCAATGTTGAATTTTGCATTGGTAGATGACCACcgtgagaggagaagaaaggttACAAAATAGATTGATATGTATGCATGAGAAGAGTGAAAAAAAACCATTGTATATATGTTAAGTAAAGCCTTTTCTTTGGTTATAGGTTTAAGAGGAATACTAGCTTGAAGTTtgtacatatattaatttttgatgttGTCAATGGTTTAAAATTGTCCTCTTTTCATTTCCACAAATTTTAAGcatgaaatatatttataggtttgGAATGAGCGATGGAGGATATATAAACTCGTAAACGCTAATAATAAGAGAGTATATATGgttataaaagagagagagagagagagagagagagagagagagagagagagagagagagagagagagagagaggcacgTCAAACGTTTCTTGAAAAACAAATACTCACACAATCAAGTAGAAGaattaattataataagtaaatttCTTAGATCATTGGTTTTCGCTATTTTTacctttaaaataaagaaattctATAATAGAAGTGATTTTTACTCCAGTGgatacctctattttttcctctaaaaaagaatattccatagagattcctttttattttattattaatacattttatttataaaagttgcaaactaacctatttattttagtatttgtgaaactttcataaaattataatattatttccatttttaatattcataaatattatttaaatatcacatttattaaaagaaatacattgcatcatataaaataataaagtgttaaaagtttaaggaccattaaatatataatttatttattttgatcataaatgtAAAAGTAttaaaagttcaaggaccattttataaataaaaaagttcaactttattttttttattgtcaaccATTAGGCCACAACTGGAAggccattagccaaattcctacattcgtaagAGCCGGGACTCGATACCGGGtatgatggtgccttctacaaatggacttaccttcTGCCACTacactaaagtcacttcacaaagttcaactctattatagaggaaaaaatagagttcctttatatatagaggaaaaaatagagatctctattgtagaggtagaaatagagatgggttggagtagattttactctaaaattaagttaaatataaaatatagaagtGGGTTGGAAATACccttaaaacaaaaagttttagaagaaaattttatataaactgaac from Camelina sativa cultivar DH55 chromosome 9, Cs, whole genome shotgun sequence encodes:
- the LOC104710897 gene encoding uncharacterized protein LOC104710897, which encodes MVFFHSSHAYISIYFVTFLLLSRWSSTNAKFNIASPLSTKPKTCPFPSGLISKACKGTASFSSLEEACIESLTLDPRTASASTALELAKAALYLSMEKAQHTQFLIGSPKKPCFKSCMENYNDSVVEGLQKAALSMEKGNVEDTDDELSLARDAADYCNMILSVDPDDTRSLVFAANMDVYNHITFVMSVADLL